One window of the Manihot esculenta cultivar AM560-2 chromosome 14, M.esculenta_v8, whole genome shotgun sequence genome contains the following:
- the LOC110600447 gene encoding protein MHF1 homolog produces the protein MEGGHGTDAEREDEDSESELLRDRFRLSTISIAETEAKKNGMDISEPIIACIADLAFKYAEQLAKDLELFAQHAGRKSVNMEDVILSAHRNEHLAASLRSFSNDLKAKEPPSEKKRKKLSKKEDKASTSALHIPDL, from the exons ATGGAAGGAGGGCATGGAACCGATGCAGAGAGAGAAGATGAAGATTCGGAAAGCGAGCTTCTTCGAGACCGATTCAGACTTTCCACCATCTCCATCGCTGAAACTGAAG CCAAGAAAAATGGAATGGATATATCTGAACCAATAATTGCTTGCATTGCGGATTTGGCGTTCAAATATGCAG aACAACTGGCGAAGGACCTCGAGCTTTTTGCACAGCATGCTGGTCGTAAATCTGTGAATATGGAAGATGTCATCCTTTCTG CTCATAGAAATGAACATCTAGCTGCGTCATTGAGGTCCTTCTCCAATGACTTGAAAGCAAAAGAACCTCCATCTgagaaaaaaaggaagaaattgtcCAAAAAGGAAGACAAAGCTAGTACTAGTGCATTACATATTCCTGATCTTTAA